The following coding sequences lie in one Streptomyces venezuelae genomic window:
- the mutM gene encoding bifunctional DNA-formamidopyrimidine glycosylase/DNA-(apurinic or apyrimidinic site) lyase, which translates to MPELPEVEVVRRGLERWVSGRVVADVQVLHPRAVRRHVAGGADFGDRLTGHRIGLAQRRGKYLWLPLADSAQSVLAHLGMSGQLLVQPHEAPDEKHLRIRVRFADAQGTELRFVDQRTFGGLSLHDNTPDGLPDVIAHIARDPLDDAFDDDAFHSALRRRRTTIKRALLDQSLISGVGNIYADEALWRSKLHYERPTGTFTRPRTAELLGHVRDVMNAALAVGGTSFDSLYVNVNGESGYFDRSLDAYGRENEPCRRCGAAIRRRPWMNRSSYFCPRCQRPPRVAS; encoded by the coding sequence GCAGGTGCTGCATCCGCGCGCGGTGCGGCGGCACGTGGCGGGCGGTGCGGACTTCGGGGACCGGCTGACCGGGCACCGGATCGGTCTCGCGCAGCGGCGCGGCAAGTATCTGTGGCTGCCGCTCGCCGACTCCGCGCAGTCCGTCCTGGCCCACCTGGGGATGAGCGGGCAGCTGCTCGTGCAGCCCCACGAGGCGCCGGACGAGAAGCACCTGCGGATCCGGGTGCGCTTCGCGGACGCGCAGGGCACCGAGCTCCGCTTCGTCGACCAGCGCACCTTCGGCGGCCTCTCGCTCCACGACAACACCCCCGACGGGCTGCCCGACGTCATCGCGCACATCGCCCGCGACCCGCTCGACGACGCGTTCGACGACGACGCCTTCCACTCCGCGCTGCGCCGCAGGCGTACGACGATCAAGCGGGCGCTGCTCGACCAGTCGCTGATCAGCGGGGTCGGCAACATCTACGCGGACGAGGCGCTGTGGCGCTCGAAGCTGCACTACGAACGGCCCACCGGCACGTTCACGCGCCCGCGCACGGCCGAACTCCTCGGTCACGTACGGGACGTGATGAACGCGGCCCTGGCCGTCGGCGGCACCAGCTTCGACAGTCTCTACGTCAACGTGAACGGCGAGTCGGGCTACTTCGACCGGTCGCTCGACGCGTACGGCAGGGAGAACGAGCCGTGCCGCCGCTGCGGCGCCGCGATCCGCAGGCGCCCCTGGATGAACAGGTCCAGCTACTTCTGCCCGCGCTGTCAGCGGCCGCCGCGCGTCGCGTCGTAA
- a CDS encoding winged helix-turn-helix transcriptional regulator: MEPTAGGEPADLAYDVFSRQCPSRGTLEHITGRWGGLTLGALHEGTFRFNELRRRVDGVSEKMLSQTLHALERDGLVHRDAQPTNPPRVDYALTPLGREVAERLLGLIRFVESRQDDVVRAQERYDATRGGR; encoded by the coding sequence ATGGAACCGACTGCCGGTGGGGAACCGGCTGACCTGGCGTACGACGTGTTCTCCCGCCAGTGCCCCTCGCGGGGCACGCTGGAGCACATCACGGGACGCTGGGGCGGGCTCACACTGGGAGCGCTGCACGAGGGCACGTTCCGCTTCAACGAACTGCGCCGCCGGGTCGACGGCGTGAGCGAGAAGATGCTCTCCCAGACCCTGCACGCCCTGGAGCGCGACGGCCTGGTGCACCGCGACGCGCAGCCGACCAACCCGCCGCGCGTGGACTACGCGCTCACCCCGCTGGGGCGGGAGGTCGCCGAGCGCCTGCTGGGCCTGATCCGCTTCGTGGAGAGCCGGCAGGACGACGTGGTGCGGGCGCAGGAGCGTTACGACGCGACGCGCGGCGGCCGCTGA
- a CDS encoding CAP domain-containing protein, translating to MGRHRRSGAGRAAATPENHPGTVSHRRKGRASAPVRTGLLGVSAAVAMGAVAVAAGVLPGSDGYRLGGGTDPGEVRSAAVPTEVDAQGGKSGEAGRGEPSPSRGTGRSEAPKPTPSKAEPKPSKKPSEKPSSKAPERDTDKGGEPKPAPSHKPEKKPETPPPGRSESSSDESTAEAAVLTLVNQERAQAGCRPVRADDRLAALAGDFSADMAERDFFDHTDPDGATPWDRAEKAGIKDLGGENIARGQANAQSVMDAWMNSAGHRANILNCDYKTLGVGAHFAPGGPWWTQDFGF from the coding sequence ATGGGACGCCACCGACGCTCCGGCGCCGGCCGCGCCGCCGCCACCCCTGAGAACCACCCGGGAACGGTGTCGCACCGCCGCAAGGGCCGTGCCTCCGCCCCCGTCCGCACGGGCCTGCTCGGTGTCTCCGCCGCCGTCGCGATGGGCGCCGTCGCGGTCGCCGCGGGCGTGCTCCCGGGCAGTGACGGCTACCGGCTCGGCGGCGGGACCGACCCCGGCGAGGTACGCTCCGCGGCCGTCCCCACCGAGGTGGACGCCCAGGGCGGCAAGAGCGGCGAGGCCGGTCGCGGCGAACCGTCGCCGAGCCGCGGCACCGGCCGCTCCGAGGCCCCGAAGCCCACTCCCTCCAAGGCCGAGCCGAAGCCCTCGAAGAAGCCGTCCGAGAAGCCGTCGTCCAAGGCGCCCGAGCGGGACACCGACAAGGGCGGCGAGCCGAAGCCCGCTCCGTCCCACAAGCCCGAGAAGAAGCCGGAGACTCCGCCGCCGGGCCGCTCCGAGTCGTCCTCCGACGAGAGCACGGCCGAGGCCGCGGTGCTCACCCTGGTCAACCAGGAGCGGGCCCAGGCGGGCTGCCGGCCGGTGCGGGCCGACGACCGCCTCGCCGCGCTGGCCGGCGACTTCAGCGCGGACATGGCCGAGCGTGACTTCTTCGACCACACCGACCCGGACGGCGCGACGCCGTGGGACCGCGCCGAGAAGGCCGGGATAAAGGATCTGGGCGGCGAGAACATCGCCCGCGGCCAGGCGAACGCGCAGTCGGTGATGGACGCCTGGATGAACAGCGCGGGCCACCGCGCCAACATCCTCAACTGCGACTACAAGACGCTGGGCGTCGGGGCGCACTTCGCGCCGGGCGGCCCGTGGTGGACGCAGGACTTCGGCTTCTGA
- a CDS encoding acylphosphatase → MNEDVRLTAWVRGRVQAVGFRWFTRAKALEIGGLSGFALNLEDGRVQVVAEGPRIGCQALLDWLREGDTPGRVDGVTEIWDTPRGIYETFAIR, encoded by the coding sequence ATGAACGAAGACGTACGACTCACCGCCTGGGTGCGCGGACGCGTGCAGGCCGTGGGATTCCGCTGGTTCACACGGGCCAAGGCCCTGGAGATCGGCGGGCTGAGTGGTTTTGCTCTCAATTTGGAGGACGGCCGCGTCCAGGTCGTCGCCGAAGGGCCCCGGATCGGCTGTCAGGCGCTGCTCGACTGGCTGCGCGAGGGCGACACACCCGGCCGTGTCGACGGAGTCACCGAGATCTGGGACACACCGCGTGGCATATACGAGACCTTCGCCATTCGGTGA